One stretch of Lacimicrobium alkaliphilum DNA includes these proteins:
- a CDS encoding energy transducer TonB → MKTANIMPESIPQNFIKVFTFSILASAVTFGLFVLMDTLTRIDETTKAEQATYIPIVAVMEEPRLEEPRETLPAPPELLIPPERTRAEPVQNTEVPGIGTNYNPAIPKSDFGTETLQSFMPSDNNAMPIVRVEPKYPVEAAREGIEGWVKLSFDINSLGQVENVRVLDAEPTRVFEREAKRALLRWKYKAKVIEGKAIRQSGQVVMLSFNLDS, encoded by the coding sequence ATGAAAACCGCAAACATTATGCCCGAGAGCATCCCGCAAAACTTCATCAAAGTATTCACTTTCAGCATACTTGCAAGTGCAGTAACGTTTGGATTGTTTGTTCTGATGGATACCCTGACTCGTATTGATGAAACGACAAAAGCTGAACAGGCAACTTACATCCCCATTGTCGCCGTGATGGAGGAGCCCAGACTTGAAGAGCCCCGAGAAACGCTACCGGCACCGCCAGAATTATTGATACCTCCGGAGAGAACACGCGCAGAGCCGGTTCAGAATACTGAAGTCCCGGGAATAGGTACAAACTATAACCCAGCTATACCTAAAAGCGATTTTGGCACCGAAACACTGCAAAGCTTTATGCCTTCAGATAACAATGCCATGCCGATCGTCAGAGTTGAACCCAAATATCCTGTTGAGGCCGCAAGAGAAGGTATTGAAGGCTGGGTTAAATTGTCTTTTGATATCAACTCCCTAGGCCAGGTTGAGAACGTAAGAGTACTGGACGCTGAGCCGACCAGAGTATTTGAACGGGAGGCAAAAAGAGCCTTGCTCAGATGGAAATACAAGGCCAAAGTAATAGAAGGCAAAGCGATCAGGCAGTCCGGTCAGGTAGTGATGCTGAGCTTCAATCTCGACAGCTAA
- a CDS encoding MarR family winged helix-turn-helix transcriptional regulator, whose amino-acid sequence MANKQDNPVLRLERFFPYRLSILSNKVSGIIADTYKDKFAISITEWRIMAVLGECPNISADEISAKTQIEKSILSRSVNKLLKRKLIERNMAQDDRRRSIIRLSATGKSVYEEIVPLSYQYERALLECFSKEEQSQFSHLIDRLYEHASALK is encoded by the coding sequence ATGGCAAATAAACAAGACAACCCGGTGCTGAGACTGGAACGCTTTTTTCCTTATCGTTTGTCGATTCTGTCTAATAAAGTCAGTGGTATTATCGCTGACACCTACAAAGACAAATTTGCCATCTCCATTACCGAGTGGCGGATTATGGCTGTACTGGGCGAATGCCCGAATATTTCAGCAGACGAAATTTCAGCCAAAACCCAGATCGAGAAATCCATTTTGAGCCGCTCAGTCAATAAGCTGTTAAAACGTAAACTGATCGAACGAAATATGGCACAAGACGATCGCCGCCGGTCCATTATTCGTTTATCGGCAACGGGCAAGTCTGTCTATGAAGAGATTGTACCGCTGTCATATCAGTATGAACGGGCTCTGCTGGAATGTTTCAGTAAAGAAGAACAGAGTCAGTTCAGTCACCTGATCGACCGCTTGTACGAACACGCCAGTGCTCTGAAGTAA
- a CDS encoding RNA polymerase sigma factor encodes MTLTVAIKSIFNIEIDNDELMRQYVVTGDSKLLARLYDNCADDLYHYLVSHADKELANDVSQKTWLRVIDKRHLYRSNGQFRAWLFTLARNQLMDEFRRIQRQPLSEPVDVVAQAIKDPGDDLQKRFDKAITSLPFLQREAFVLHHEGFGLQDIAQITGEPTETIKSRIRYAKKQLKRLLEMDHD; translated from the coding sequence ATGACTCTGACGGTAGCCATTAAGTCGATTTTTAATATTGAAATCGATAATGACGAACTGATGCGACAATATGTTGTAACTGGAGACAGTAAACTGCTGGCCAGACTTTACGATAATTGCGCTGACGATCTATATCATTACCTGGTCAGCCATGCAGATAAAGAGCTGGCTAATGATGTCAGCCAAAAGACCTGGCTCAGGGTCATCGATAAACGCCACCTTTATCGCAGTAACGGCCAGTTCAGAGCCTGGTTATTTACACTAGCCCGTAATCAGCTGATGGATGAATTCAGACGTATACAACGCCAACCATTATCAGAGCCTGTTGACGTTGTTGCTCAAGCAATAAAAGACCCGGGTGACGATTTGCAAAAACGCTTTGATAAAGCGATAACCAGTTTGCCCTTTTTGCAACGAGAAGCTTTTGTTCTTCATCACGAAGGTTTTGGCCTGCAGGATATTGCCCAAATCACTGGCGAACCTACAGAAACCATAAAAAGCCGGATTCGTTACGCTAAAAAACAACTCAAGAGATTATTGGAGATGGATCATGACTGA
- a CDS encoding crotonase/enoyl-CoA hydratase family protein: protein MNSTNITVLLEKQGAIATVTLNRPDKHNGLNEAMFYGLLDAAKAIKTDRSIRCVILAGAGESFCAGLDFAAVAKKPSMAVKFFLKWPWSKDNRFQRVAHIWRDLPMPVIAAVHGNCFGGGMQIILGCDYRIATPDSRLSIMESKWGLIPDMSGTVTLSRLTRVDIAQELTMTGRIFSGEQGAEYGLISKVSDEPLQSAQQLATTLCGKSPDAVAAAKALFKKTWKKDTRGALLWERLIQLRILGRKNQRIAMQNGLAKDKSPKPFKDRTTF from the coding sequence ATGAACAGCACCAATATCACTGTATTACTGGAAAAACAGGGCGCTATCGCCACCGTGACCTTAAACCGCCCTGATAAGCACAATGGTCTCAATGAAGCCATGTTCTATGGCTTGCTGGATGCGGCCAAAGCAATTAAGACAGATCGCAGCATTCGCTGTGTGATCCTGGCCGGTGCTGGTGAATCTTTCTGTGCCGGGCTGGACTTTGCCGCGGTGGCGAAAAAGCCCTCTATGGCGGTGAAGTTCTTTCTTAAATGGCCCTGGTCCAAAGACAATCGCTTTCAGCGCGTTGCGCATATCTGGCGGGATTTACCTATGCCGGTGATCGCTGCCGTTCACGGCAACTGCTTTGGCGGTGGTATGCAGATTATCCTGGGGTGTGATTATCGTATCGCGACGCCGGATTCACGGTTATCGATAATGGAAAGCAAGTGGGGGTTGATTCCGGATATGAGCGGCACGGTAACCCTGTCACGCCTGACCCGGGTCGATATTGCCCAGGAATTAACCATGACCGGACGAATATTCAGTGGTGAACAGGGCGCAGAGTATGGGCTTATCAGTAAAGTCAGCGACGAGCCTCTTCAATCTGCGCAGCAGCTGGCCACCACGTTATGTGGAAAAAGTCCCGATGCGGTGGCCGCAGCCAAAGCCCTGTTTAAAAAAACCTGGAAAAAAGACACCCGCGGAGCACTGCTCTGGGAGCGGCTGATTCAGTTGCGCATTCTGGGCCGCAAAAATCAGCGCATTGCCATGCAAAACGGTCTGGCAAAAGACAAGTCGCCAAAACCGTTTAAAGACAGGACTACCTTTTAG
- a CDS encoding helix-turn-helix domain-containing protein — MENPILLAPIQVVDLFCRFAAVGVLFSLLLNSVYRAVPKVAWSYAVLVVCCAAYLLLTAPIANHHYGWLRPPLLLLTDLTSLALLNLYWLHTKDKIVLSALPRWALAISGAWLLWIGYFFLFRAGRGLYHDIHHALCLSILVYILIDAIKGFEDDLVEKRRRLRLIMILTISFYMVLLTLVELAQTSLKDHWLFSLGNAAAALLVSLYFTYGYILMAGRPSTESPSPLPRENTKPEPHPLIAVLTRLMEEGFYQQNGLTVNQLARELKVPAHQLRQVINAQMGFDNFTQFINSYRIPAVCNALSDPDRTSDPILTIALEAGFNSIAPFNRAFKQKMGMTPKEYRHRFQK, encoded by the coding sequence ATGGAAAACCCTATACTGCTGGCGCCGATACAGGTTGTTGACTTATTCTGCCGCTTCGCCGCAGTCGGTGTTTTGTTCAGTTTACTGCTGAATAGCGTTTATCGTGCAGTGCCAAAGGTCGCCTGGAGTTATGCCGTGCTGGTGGTGTGCTGTGCCGCCTATTTGTTACTCACCGCGCCCATTGCCAATCACCACTATGGGTGGCTACGTCCACCACTGTTATTGCTCACTGATCTCACTTCCCTGGCATTACTGAATCTGTACTGGTTACATACCAAAGATAAAATAGTGCTGTCTGCACTACCACGTTGGGCATTGGCAATCAGCGGCGCCTGGCTACTCTGGATCGGCTATTTCTTTCTGTTTAGGGCGGGACGTGGTCTCTACCATGATATTCATCACGCCCTGTGTTTATCGATATTGGTGTATATCCTGATCGATGCAATAAAAGGCTTTGAGGATGATCTGGTTGAAAAACGCCGGCGCTTACGGCTGATAATGATCCTCACCATCAGCTTTTACATGGTCCTGCTAACGCTGGTTGAGCTGGCTCAGACCAGCCTTAAGGATCATTGGCTATTCAGTCTCGGCAATGCAGCCGCGGCACTGCTGGTAAGCCTTTACTTTACGTACGGATATATCCTTATGGCGGGCCGTCCATCAACCGAGTCGCCTTCCCCACTTCCCAGAGAAAACACAAAGCCTGAACCGCATCCACTGATTGCCGTGCTTACCAGACTCATGGAGGAGGGCTTTTATCAACAAAATGGTTTGACCGTTAATCAACTGGCTCGTGAGCTAAAGGTACCGGCCCATCAGTTGCGCCAGGTGATCAATGCCCAGATGGGCTTTGATAATTTTACCCAGTTCATCAATAGCTACCGCATACCGGCTGTCTGCAATGCGCTATCGGATCCGGATCGCACCTCAGATCCCATACTCACTATTGCACTGGAAGCCGGTTTTAATTCCATCGCCCCTTTTAACCGTGCGTTTAAACAGAAAATGGGCATGACACCCAAAGAATATCGTCATCGATTTCAAAAATGA
- a CDS encoding serine hydrolase domain-containing protein, whose translation MRKVILFTVIFIVIAGYILLAPVYQFYAHKNKAPMPPWGYLTIPADSPAFSEVMNDRYAQAANNATAALETHRKQINSPGISAAVAIDGELVWRGGSGWADIAADNPVNAQTQFRIGSTSKALTSTLLARLVQRDILNLDTPLSRFKLTELNPAWNTITPRQLASHMAGIPHYKESTEWAGLYRFMTLNTRYEDVLDAVRLFDDSDMLFAPGEKFSYSSLGTVLLSAVMQQAAQAPYQQLIHKEVLTPLNMQDTFAEPAIGQATDDMARFYWRQDESKPVVRPWRDVDLSHRLAGGGFISTPSDLVKLGLGFINNDFIQPRVRQQFWSAQTLNNGEPNEQHYAIGWRVPMYDYGEGIGKLLTANHGGVSRGSQSWLMVIPQYNMAVAVIINTTTNIFWDFGSVSTELARAFIAARQQHN comes from the coding sequence ATGCGCAAAGTTATCTTATTCACGGTTATTTTTATTGTTATCGCCGGTTACATTTTATTGGCGCCGGTTTATCAGTTTTATGCACACAAGAACAAAGCCCCCATGCCCCCGTGGGGCTATCTGACCATTCCTGCTGATAGCCCGGCGTTTTCTGAGGTAATGAATGATCGATATGCGCAGGCAGCTAACAACGCGACTGCGGCACTCGAAACTCATCGCAAACAGATTAACAGCCCGGGGATCTCAGCAGCAGTAGCCATCGATGGTGAACTGGTCTGGCGTGGCGGTTCCGGATGGGCCGATATCGCGGCCGATAACCCCGTCAATGCACAAACCCAGTTTCGTATCGGCAGTACCTCAAAAGCTCTGACGTCAACGTTACTGGCTCGCCTGGTACAAAGAGACATCCTGAATCTGGACACGCCCCTATCCCGTTTCAAATTGACAGAGTTAAATCCGGCCTGGAATACGATCACCCCCAGGCAACTGGCCTCGCATATGGCCGGTATTCCCCATTATAAAGAAAGTACCGAATGGGCTGGCCTGTACCGGTTTATGACCCTTAACACCCGGTATGAGGATGTGCTGGATGCAGTGCGGCTGTTTGATGACAGCGACATGCTCTTTGCACCCGGTGAGAAATTCAGCTATTCCAGCCTGGGCACAGTTTTACTCAGCGCAGTGATGCAGCAAGCCGCTCAGGCTCCCTACCAACAACTGATACACAAGGAAGTACTTACCCCACTGAATATGCAAGACACCTTTGCGGAGCCAGCCATCGGCCAGGCGACAGATGATATGGCCCGCTTTTACTGGCGCCAGGATGAGTCAAAACCCGTTGTCAGGCCATGGCGTGACGTGGATCTGAGCCATCGACTGGCTGGTGGAGGTTTTATCTCTACACCTTCGGATTTAGTTAAGCTGGGGCTGGGGTTTATCAATAACGATTTTATCCAGCCACGTGTTCGCCAGCAGTTCTGGAGTGCACAAACACTGAATAACGGTGAGCCAAACGAACAACATTATGCCATTGGCTGGCGCGTGCCCATGTACGACTATGGTGAGGGTATCGGTAAACTGCTAACCGCCAATCACGGCGGCGTCTCCCGGGGCTCACAAAGCTGGCTGATGGTGATTCCACAGTACAATATGGCAGTGGCGGTAATTATCAACACCACTACTAACATATTCTGGGACTTTGGCAGTGTGTCGACTGAACTTGCCAGGGCTTTTATCGCTGCGCGGCAACAGCACAACTAA